The Candidatus Nanopelagicales bacterium genome contains the following window.
CAGAACAGCGGGATCCCCGTCGGCGCGAGCCGCGAGTTCATCGACGGTGGGCCACGCGGACCGGTGAACTAAGCCCTCCTGCCACCACGACCACACCTCTTCAGTGACGAATGGAAGGAACGGCGCGAACAGCCGCAGTTGCACCGACAGTGCCAGTGCCAGCGTGGCCTTGGCTGAGGCTGCGGAAACAGGTCCGCGCGCGCCGTGTGCCCGCTCCTTGATCAGTTCAATGTAGTCATCGCAGAAGCCCCAGAAGAAAGCCTCGGTGAGCTCCAGTGCGCGGGTGTAGTTGTATCCGTCGAACGCACGTGTCGCGTCCCGCACGACCTCGGTCAAGCCTGCCAGCAGTGCCTTGTCGACCGGTTCGGTAATCGCGGCGTCGTCGCGCTCAGCACCGAGCATCAACGCGAACTTCGACGCGTTGAGTAACTTGATCGCCAGTCGCCGACCCACCTTCATCTGGCCGAGATCAAACGCGGTGTCGGTGCCGGGCCGACCAGACGCGGCCCAGTAGCGAACAGCATCCGAGCCGTACTCCACCAGCATGTCTGCGGGCGTCACCACGTTGCCCTTGGACTTGCTCATCTTCTTGCGGTCTGGGTCGAGGATCCAGCCGCTGATGGCTGCGTGCTTCCAGGGCAGCACGTTGTCTTCAAGGTGAGCTCGAACCACGGTCGAGAACAACCACGTCCGGATGATTTCGTGTGCCTGTGGGCGAAGATCCATGGGCCACACACGCGACCACAGGTCCTCATCCCGTTCCCAGCCACCGGCGATCTGCGGGGTCAACGACGACGTTGCCCACGTGTCCATAACATCGGGATCGCCGATGAAGCCACCGGGTTCGCCCCGTTGACCCTCCTGATAGCCAGCGGGGGCCTCCGCAGACGGATCCACTGGTAACTCGGATTCGTCGGGCACAATTGGCTTGTCGAAGTTCGGCTCCCCATTCGCGTCGACCGGGTACCAGACCGGAACCGGGACCCCGAAGAAGCGCTGACGCGAAACGAGCCAGTCACCATTGAGACCCTCGACCCAGTTCGAGTAGCGAACCTGCATGTGCGCTGGGTGCCAGTCGAGTTCTTCGCCGCGGGCGAGCAGCGCATCGCGAACGCCCGTGTCGCGCCCCCCATTGCGCAGGTACCACTGGCGCGTCGTCACGATCTCCAGCGGCTTGTCGCCCTTCTCGAAGAACTTGACGGGGTGGCTGATCGGTTTCGGCTCACCAACCATGTCGCCTGATTCGGTGAGCATCGTGACCATGCGTTCCTTGGCTGTGAAGACCGTCGCACCCGCGATGTGCTCGTAAGCCTCGCGTTCGGAGTTACCGGTGATCCACTCCGGTGTCTCACGGATGATGCGCCCGTCCCAGCCGAGGATGGGGCGCGTGGCCAGGTCGAGCTCACGCCACCAGATAACGTCAGTGAGGTCGCCGAAAGTACAAATCATCGCGATGCCGGAACCCTTCTCTGGGTCCGCCAGCGGATGGGCAAGCACCGGCACATCAACGCCGAATATCGGGGTCTTCACGGCAGATCCAAAGAGTGGCTGATACC
Protein-coding sequences here:
- the valS gene encoding valine--tRNA ligase gives rise to the protein MVGMTGDSSSTSRMPEKPSLDGIERKWAQVWQEQGTYRFDRSKTREQIYSIDTPPPTVSGSLHVGHVFSYTHTDCIARYQRMRGLEVFYPMGWDDNGLPTERRVQNYFGVRCDPSLHYDADFRPPEKPEKNQIPISRRNFIELCEELTVEDEKAFEDLWRQLGLSVDWEMTYQTIDDDARATSQRAFLRNLARDEAYQAEAPTLWDVTFRTAVAQAELEDRERPGAYHRIGFASAVPDAADPVFIETTRPELLAACVALVAHPDDERYQPLFGSAVKTPIFGVDVPVLAHPLADPEKGSGIAMICTFGDLTDVIWWRELDLATRPILGWDGRIIRETPEWITGNSEREAYEHIAGATVFTAKERMVTMLTESGDMVGEPKPISHPVKFFEKGDKPLEIVTTRQWYLRNGGRDTGVRDALLARGEELDWHPAHMQVRYSNWVEGLNGDWLVSRQRFFGVPVPVWYPVDANGEPNFDKPIVPDESELPVDPSAEAPAGYQEGQRGEPGGFIGDPDVMDTWATSSLTPQIAGGWERDEDLWSRVWPMDLRPQAHEIIRTWLFSTVVRAHLEDNVLPWKHAAISGWILDPDRKKMSKSKGNVVTPADMLVEYGSDAVRYWAASGRPGTDTAFDLGQMKVGRRLAIKLLNASKFALMLGAERDDAAITEPVDKALLAGLTEVVRDATRAFDGYNYTRALELTEAFFWGFCDDYIELIKERAHGARGPVSAASAKATLALALSVQLRLFAPFLPFVTEEVWSWWQEGLVHRSAWPTVDELAARADGDPAVLADAAIVLSAMRKAKSEAKVSMRAAIAIAKVSGPLAAIDRVQTSAEDLTAAGNVASLTCTPDDQDALSVEVTLAPTD